The Mycolicibacterium boenickei genome has a segment encoding these proteins:
- a CDS encoding metal-dependent hydrolase: MLRPLRFDHEIDPGPVQIQARKVHFDLDDIPLHWIPGHPVASSMVNLFNVVLPVAEHWFVATFNEALPYVRDPKLADDMRGFIGQEATHAETHDQVLDEFLTNHGVDYQPVLSLVEHVFTKTLAPSDSPDPRRRLANLCDRLWLIAAIEHYTAVLGDFVLNCAWEDHDADATMTDLFRWHGAEEVEHRSVAHDVAVYFQDSYFSRVRAMSIAATAVYLFFQRGCWAMVKSDPTLDIGWWRMNKMRMRDSKLGLLPKFSRMFGSNTLAYCRPGFSPEEMGSTAQAVAYLASSPAARAAHL, translated from the coding sequence ATGTTGCGTCCGTTGCGGTTCGACCATGAGATCGACCCGGGCCCGGTACAGATCCAGGCCCGGAAGGTGCACTTCGATCTCGACGACATCCCGTTGCACTGGATCCCCGGCCATCCCGTGGCCTCGTCGATGGTGAACCTGTTCAACGTGGTCCTGCCGGTGGCCGAGCACTGGTTCGTCGCGACGTTCAACGAAGCGCTGCCGTACGTGCGCGATCCCAAGCTCGCCGACGACATGCGTGGCTTCATCGGCCAGGAGGCCACCCACGCCGAGACCCACGATCAGGTGCTCGACGAGTTCCTGACCAACCACGGGGTGGATTACCAGCCGGTGCTGTCTCTGGTGGAGCACGTGTTCACCAAGACGCTGGCACCGTCGGACTCCCCCGATCCGCGCCGCAGGCTGGCCAACCTGTGCGACCGGTTGTGGCTCATCGCCGCGATCGAGCACTACACGGCGGTGCTGGGCGACTTCGTGCTGAACTGCGCGTGGGAGGACCACGACGCCGACGCGACGATGACCGACCTGTTCCGCTGGCACGGCGCCGAGGAGGTCGAGCACCGCAGCGTCGCCCACGATGTCGCGGTGTACTTCCAGGACAGCTATTTCAGCCGGGTGCGGGCGATGTCGATCGCCGCGACCGCGGTGTACCTGTTCTTCCAGCGCGGCTGCTGGGCGATGGTCAAGAGTGACCCGACCCTCGACATCGGCTGGTGGCGCATGAACAAGATGCGTATGCGTGATTCCAAGCTGGGACTGCTGCCGAAGTTCTCCCGGATGTTCGGTTCCAACACCCTGGCCTACTGCCGGCCCGGCTTCTCTCCCGAGGAGATGGGGTCGACGGCCCAGGCGGTCGCCTACCTGGCGAGCTCACCCGCGGCGCGGGCCGCCCACCTGTGA
- a CDS encoding DMT family transporter gives MRTWALLMAAVATEVSATLSLRASQDHPAWLVLVVTGYLAAFVLLTLVLRAGMPVGVAYGIWGALGTAATAVLAAALFGDPFTWPIVAGIGLIIAGVLLVELGSHPRQAES, from the coding sequence GTGCGGACCTGGGCGTTGTTGATGGCGGCCGTCGCCACCGAAGTCAGCGCCACGCTGTCGCTGCGCGCGTCCCAGGACCACCCGGCATGGCTGGTGCTGGTGGTGACCGGCTATCTGGCCGCGTTCGTGCTGTTGACCCTGGTGTTGCGCGCCGGGATGCCCGTCGGCGTCGCGTACGGCATCTGGGGTGCGCTGGGCACCGCCGCGACGGCCGTGCTGGCCGCGGCGCTGTTCGGCGATCCGTTCACCTGGCCGATCGTGGCCGGCATCGGTCTGATCATCGCCGGCGTGCTGCTGGTCGAACTCGGGTCGCACCCGCGGCAGGCCGAATCATGA
- a CDS encoding TetR/AcrR family transcriptional regulator: MTPASTRRQQQGADSREQILDATERLMATRGYAATSISDIRKACGLPASSIYWHFGSKDGVLAAVMERGADRFFAAIPSGASIDDQLAVLADLQSQRPEFLRILYLLSLERSDDPTVTAVVRRVRDTAVSRFSAAVRSQLPAAVPPSRAQRVVAELTAFAVAQSDGVFFAGHLEPDSVDVARMYQRLWQAVTALIPILLEEK, from the coding sequence GTGACGCCCGCATCGACCAGGCGACAACAGCAGGGCGCGGATTCCCGCGAACAGATCCTCGACGCCACCGAGCGGCTCATGGCCACGCGCGGCTACGCCGCCACCTCGATCAGCGACATCCGCAAAGCCTGCGGACTCCCGGCCAGCTCGATCTACTGGCATTTCGGGTCCAAGGACGGCGTGCTCGCCGCGGTGATGGAACGCGGCGCCGACCGCTTCTTCGCGGCCATCCCCAGCGGCGCGAGCATCGATGACCAGCTGGCCGTCCTGGCGGACCTGCAGTCACAGCGCCCCGAGTTCCTCCGCATCCTCTACCTGCTGTCGCTGGAACGTAGCGATGACCCCACGGTGACCGCGGTGGTGCGCCGGGTGCGCGACACTGCCGTTTCCCGGTTCTCCGCCGCCGTCCGCAGCCAGTTGCCCGCCGCCGTGCCACCGTCTCGTGCCCAGCGGGTGGTTGCCGAACTCACCGCGTTCGCCGTCGCGCAATCCGACGGCGTGTTCTTCGCCGGGCACCTCGAGCCCGACAGCGTCGACGTGGCCCGCATGTACCAGCGGCTGTGGCAGGCCGTCACGGCCCTCATCCCGATTCTCCTGGAGGAAAAGTGA
- a CDS encoding MFS transporter, protein MTSGSVSAQRDIVTLRRARIAVGALFLTNGAIFANLLPRYPEIKADLHLSNAVYGAAVAAFSGGALVAGLTAATLIRRFRSARVAVVGTVALAAFVVAAGVAGTPLLFAAALFLAGACDSVVDVAQNAHGLRVQRALGRSIINSLHAVWAAGAILGGLTGAGTIALGIPRGIHLSAVAVLLSAVALIAYRYLLPGPDHDDHPAAHAATRTRAGPRVYLILLALVLIAIAGATVEDAGSSWATLYLRDWLHAPPALAVFGYIALVGFMFVGRLTGDRLVDRFGEAAVARAGGLIAAAGMGAALAVPTITTTIAGFALAGLGVATLVPAAMHAADQLPGLRPGTGLTVVTWLMRVGFFGAPLLVGFVADAAGLRAGLLAVPAAGVVAVLLAGVLPRKGSVRGPDAGELDREHTRHD, encoded by the coding sequence GTGACATCCGGATCGGTCTCGGCGCAACGCGACATCGTCACGCTGCGCCGAGCCCGGATCGCGGTGGGCGCGCTGTTCCTGACCAACGGGGCGATCTTCGCCAATCTGCTGCCGCGCTATCCGGAGATCAAGGCCGATCTACACCTGAGCAACGCGGTGTACGGCGCCGCCGTCGCCGCGTTCTCCGGCGGCGCACTGGTCGCGGGACTGACCGCGGCGACGCTGATCCGACGTTTCCGCAGTGCCCGCGTGGCGGTCGTCGGCACCGTCGCGCTGGCCGCGTTCGTCGTCGCAGCCGGCGTCGCGGGCACCCCACTGCTGTTCGCCGCGGCCCTGTTCCTGGCCGGGGCGTGCGATTCCGTCGTCGACGTCGCACAGAACGCGCACGGGCTGCGGGTGCAACGTGCCCTCGGCCGTTCGATCATCAACTCGCTGCATGCGGTGTGGGCCGCGGGCGCCATCCTCGGCGGGCTCACCGGTGCCGGGACGATCGCGCTGGGCATCCCGCGCGGCATCCATCTGTCGGCGGTGGCCGTGTTGTTGAGCGCGGTGGCGCTGATCGCCTACCGCTACCTGCTGCCCGGCCCCGACCACGACGACCATCCGGCCGCGCACGCCGCGACGCGGACCAGAGCCGGACCGCGGGTGTACCTGATCCTGCTCGCCCTGGTGCTGATCGCGATCGCGGGCGCCACGGTCGAGGACGCCGGAAGCTCGTGGGCCACCCTGTATCTGCGCGACTGGCTGCATGCGCCGCCGGCGCTCGCGGTCTTCGGCTACATCGCACTGGTCGGGTTCATGTTCGTCGGCCGGCTGACCGGCGACCGGCTGGTCGACCGGTTCGGCGAGGCCGCGGTGGCGCGCGCGGGCGGGTTGATCGCCGCCGCCGGCATGGGGGCCGCGCTGGCGGTCCCGACCATCACCACCACGATCGCCGGATTCGCGCTGGCGGGCCTCGGGGTGGCCACCCTGGTGCCGGCCGCCATGCATGCCGCCGATCAGTTGCCCGGGCTGCGGCCGGGCACCGGCCTGACCGTGGTCACCTGGCTCATGCGGGTCGGCTTCTTCGGGGCGCCGCTGCTGGTCGGATTCGTCGCCGATGCCGCCGGGTTGCGGGCCGGTCTGCTGGCCGTGCCTGCGGCCGGGGTGGTGGCGGTGCTGCTGGCCGGGGTGCTGCCGCGGAAGGGGTCAGTGCGTGGGCCCGACGCCGGCGAGCTCGATCGTGAACACACCCGACACGATTAG
- a CDS encoding DMT family transporter — protein sequence MWLALAGAILVEVFATLALRASDGFRRKAWIAPVVAGYVMSFYLLWLALSLGVPVGIAYGIWTACGVALVAVIARFLFKEPLTPVMMLGIALIVSGVFTIELAGVGPTH from the coding sequence ATGTGGCTGGCGCTGGCCGGGGCCATTCTGGTCGAGGTGTTCGCCACGCTCGCGCTGCGGGCCTCGGACGGGTTCCGTCGCAAGGCGTGGATCGCCCCGGTGGTCGCCGGCTACGTGATGTCGTTCTATCTGCTGTGGCTGGCGCTGTCGTTGGGCGTGCCGGTGGGGATCGCCTACGGAATCTGGACCGCGTGCGGGGTCGCCCTGGTCGCGGTCATCGCCAGGTTCCTGTTCAAGGAGCCGCTGACCCCGGTGATGATGCTCGGCATCGCACTAATCGTGTCGGGTGTGTTCACGATCGAGCTCGCCGGCGTCGGGCCCACGCACTGA
- the lysA gene encoding diaminopimelate decarboxylase codes for MTISKTAADDLIGLFPPGTQQDSDGTLMVGGCRLDAIAEQFGTPAIVVDEGALRQRAADYLAAFRDRWPRSDVAFASKSFPCTAVQRVMAAEGLHLDVAGGGEILSALKAGADPARLVLHGNAKTDEELTLAVGRGVGLIVVDNFDDIDRLERIVPAGHRQACLVRVIPGVDAATHASQATGHAGSKFGLMPDDARAAIARIEASPRLRLDGVHTHVGSQLLNVDQLAAAVAPIAALGTFDVYDLGGGLGVRYTYDEHPPGLDDYAEAMVAQARALLPPDSRIIVEPGRSMVATTACTLYRVTTVKRGLITHVAVDGGMGDNLEVSLTAQRFEATIANRVGGGETVSVVGRHCESGDQLIDAVALREPKVGDLLAVPVTGAYCYTMSNQYNGARRVPVVFAHNGTARLVVRRDTWEDLLARDVD; via the coding sequence GTGACGATCAGCAAGACCGCCGCCGACGACCTGATCGGCCTGTTTCCACCGGGAACACAACAGGACTCCGACGGCACCCTGATGGTGGGCGGCTGCCGGCTGGACGCCATCGCCGAGCAGTTCGGCACTCCGGCGATCGTGGTGGACGAGGGCGCCTTACGTCAGCGGGCCGCCGACTACCTCGCGGCATTCCGCGACCGCTGGCCGCGCAGCGATGTCGCGTTCGCGTCGAAGTCCTTCCCGTGCACTGCCGTTCAACGTGTGATGGCGGCCGAAGGCCTGCACCTCGATGTCGCGGGCGGCGGCGAGATCCTGTCCGCGCTCAAGGCCGGTGCCGACCCGGCCCGGCTGGTGCTGCACGGCAACGCCAAGACCGACGAAGAGCTGACCCTGGCCGTCGGGCGCGGCGTCGGGCTGATCGTGGTCGACAACTTCGACGACATCGACCGGCTGGAGCGGATCGTGCCAGCCGGCCACCGGCAAGCATGTCTGGTGCGGGTGATTCCGGGCGTCGACGCCGCCACGCACGCCTCGCAGGCCACCGGACATGCGGGGTCGAAGTTCGGCCTGATGCCCGACGACGCCCGGGCGGCGATCGCCCGCATCGAGGCCAGCCCGCGGCTACGCCTGGACGGCGTGCACACCCACGTCGGATCGCAGCTGCTCAACGTCGATCAGCTGGCCGCTGCGGTGGCGCCGATCGCCGCGCTGGGCACGTTCGACGTGTACGACCTCGGCGGCGGGCTCGGCGTGCGTTACACGTATGACGAACACCCGCCGGGTCTGGATGACTACGCCGAGGCGATGGTGGCTCAGGCCCGCGCGCTATTGCCGCCGGACAGCCGCATCATCGTCGAGCCCGGTCGCAGCATGGTCGCGACCACCGCCTGCACGCTGTACCGCGTCACCACCGTCAAACGCGGGCTGATCACCCATGTGGCGGTGGACGGCGGGATGGGCGACAACCTCGAGGTGTCGCTGACGGCGCAGCGGTTCGAGGCGACCATCGCGAACCGCGTCGGCGGCGGCGAGACCGTCAGCGTCGTCGGCAGGCATTGCGAATCCGGCGATCAACTCATCGATGCGGTGGCCCTACGTGAACCCAAGGTCGGTGACCTGCTGGCGGTACCGGTCACGGGGGCCTACTGCTACACCATGTCCAACCAGTACAACGGGGCACGTCGCGTTCCGGTTGTGTTCGCGCACAACGGAACTGCTCGGCTGGTGGTCCGCCGGGACACCTGGGAGGACCTGCTGGCCCGCGATGTCGACTGA
- a CDS encoding PDR/VanB family oxidoreductase, with product MPGLLSRYRRLPPSMSGRFRHDPMLGAAGAAIATIWTVGRLVRRPSPPPELDRTIELTVTGREVVAHDQDVIALTLAAADGGRLPQWYPGAHIDLHLASGRVRQYSLCGDPGVADRYRIAVRRIPDGGGGSVEVHDSLRVGSRVSTHGPRNAFALTVPGYGSPTQRFRFIAGGIGITPILPMLGLAAQLGVDWTMVYAGRSRDSLPFLDELARFGDRIEIRTDDVDGLPTAEDLLGDCPDGTTVYACGPAPMLTGIRAALIGRDDVELHFERFAAPPVVDGAEFSVTIASTGAEVTVGADETLLAALGRAGVNAPYSCQQGFCGTCRIRVTDGAVQHRDTLLTDPERDAGYLLTCVSRAEAGHRLTLDL from the coding sequence ATGCCGGGCCTGCTATCGCGATACCGCCGGCTGCCACCGAGCATGTCGGGCCGTTTCCGGCACGATCCGATGCTCGGCGCCGCAGGCGCAGCCATCGCCACAATCTGGACGGTCGGCAGGTTGGTCCGGCGGCCCAGTCCGCCACCGGAACTGGATCGCACCATCGAACTGACGGTGACGGGCCGGGAGGTGGTGGCCCACGATCAGGACGTCATCGCGCTGACCCTGGCCGCCGCGGACGGCGGCAGGTTGCCGCAGTGGTATCCCGGTGCGCACATCGACCTGCACCTGGCCAGTGGCCGAGTGCGGCAGTACTCACTGTGCGGCGATCCCGGCGTGGCGGACCGTTATCGAATCGCCGTGCGGCGCATCCCCGATGGCGGCGGCGGCTCGGTCGAGGTGCACGACAGCCTGCGAGTGGGCAGCCGGGTGAGTACCCACGGCCCGCGCAATGCTTTCGCCCTGACGGTGCCCGGCTACGGGTCGCCCACCCAGCGGTTCCGTTTCATCGCGGGTGGAATCGGCATCACCCCGATCCTGCCGATGCTCGGGTTGGCCGCACAGTTGGGTGTGGACTGGACGATGGTCTACGCGGGCCGCAGTCGTGACAGCCTGCCGTTCCTGGACGAGCTCGCCCGGTTCGGCGACCGCATCGAGATCCGTACCGACGACGTCGACGGCCTGCCCACGGCCGAGGATCTGCTCGGCGACTGCCCCGACGGCACCACGGTGTACGCGTGCGGCCCGGCCCCCATGCTGACCGGAATCCGGGCCGCGCTCATCGGCCGTGACGACGTCGAGCTGCATTTCGAAAGGTTCGCGGCGCCACCGGTTGTCGACGGTGCCGAGTTCTCGGTGACGATCGCCTCGACCGGCGCCGAGGTGACCGTCGGAGCCGACGAGACTCTGCTCGCCGCACTGGGCCGGGCCGGGGTCAACGCGCCGTACTCATGCCAGCAAGGGTTTTGCGGCACGTGCCGGATCCGGGTCACCGACGGGGCGGTGCAGCACCGCGATACGTTGCTCACCGACCCGGAGCGCGACGCAGGCTATCTGCTGACGTGCGTGTCGCGGGCCGAGGCCGGTCACCGGTTGACCCTCGACCTCTGA
- a CDS encoding SDR family NAD(P)-dependent oxidoreductase — MTGNTAIITGANTGLGFECARALLESDRGWHVVLAVRDTARGSDAAARLGSAGRTTVAELDLASLRSVRDFADTVARLDVPPVTAVVCNAGLQLVAGTQTTVDGYEMTWGVNHLGHFALVRQMLDTLTAPARIVVVSSGTHDPDRFTGMPAPQYNSAETLLYPPAHGLTGEEGRRRYTTSKLCNMLFSYELDRRLGHGARGITVNAFDPGLMPGSGLARDYGSVQRLAWRLLMPALRLLPNVNSTRRSGTNLAALVADPALEGVTGAYFEGARRIRSSRDSYDEAKASDLWQVSERLVSAVG, encoded by the coding sequence GTGACCGGCAACACCGCGATCATCACCGGCGCGAACACCGGGCTGGGATTCGAATGCGCCCGCGCGCTCCTGGAATCCGATCGGGGATGGCATGTGGTGCTGGCGGTACGCGACACCGCGCGGGGCTCCGACGCGGCAGCGCGGCTCGGCAGTGCCGGACGCACCACCGTCGCAGAACTGGACCTGGCGTCGTTGCGGTCGGTGCGCGATTTCGCCGACACCGTGGCGCGGCTGGACGTTCCGCCGGTGACCGCCGTGGTGTGCAACGCCGGCCTGCAGCTCGTCGCGGGCACCCAGACCACGGTGGACGGTTACGAGATGACCTGGGGCGTCAACCATCTCGGCCACTTCGCCCTGGTGCGGCAGATGCTCGACACGTTGACGGCCCCGGCGCGGATCGTGGTGGTCAGCAGCGGCACCCACGACCCGGATAGGTTCACGGGTATGCCTGCGCCGCAATACAACTCGGCCGAAACCCTGCTGTACCCGCCGGCGCACGGCCTGACCGGCGAAGAGGGCAGGCGGCGCTACACCACCTCCAAGCTGTGCAACATGCTCTTCAGCTATGAGTTGGACCGGCGGCTCGGCCACGGGGCCCGCGGAATCACGGTCAACGCGTTCGACCCGGGCCTGATGCCGGGATCGGGTCTGGCCAGGGACTACGGGAGCGTCCAGCGGCTGGCCTGGCGCCTGCTCATGCCCGCCCTGCGACTGCTGCCCAATGTGAACAGCACCAGACGGTCGGGAACCAACCTTGCCGCGCTCGTCGCCGATCCCGCCCTCGAGGGCGTCACCGGGGCGTATTTCGAGGGTGCCCGCCGGATCCGGTCCTCGCGCGATTCGTACGACGAGGCCAAGGCCTCCGACCTGTGGCAGGTCAGCGAGCGGCTGGTGTCGGCGGTCGGCTAG
- the malQ gene encoding 4-alpha-glucanotransferase has protein sequence MTTSSSALLELARRYGVAAEFDDWTGLRTAVAESTLVAVLEALGVPAGTEQERADALAAHDRQYWQRSLPPIVLGRAGVASSFWVHVTHGDPVDLTVLLEDGTERSGLRQLENNRPPYDLGDRLVGEATFELPADLPLGYHRLRLDGSDTETPVVISPATLDLPTRLGRRRAWGLAAQLYSVRSQHSWGTGDLTDLTDLAVWSAAEHGAAFILVNPLHAAAPTAPMEPSPYLPTSRRFGSPLYLRVEAIPEFASVRHRGRIRGLRTALNKRADRNPTIDRDGAWQAKRAALEQVYRVERSAGREVAYAAYRDRQGRSLDDFAIWCALAEQYGADWHGWPHALQHPANPEVAAFAAANAPAVDFHRWLQWLLDEQLTVAQATAVQAGMELGVMSDLAVGVDPDGADAWALQDVLALGVTAGAPPDEFNQLGQDWSQPPWRPDRLVEQAYEPFRAVVNMALRHSGGVRIDHIIGMFRLWWIPKGAAPTEGTYVRYDHDAMIGIIALEAYRAGALVVGEDLGTVEPWVRDYLHERGLFGTSILWFESDESGGPLQAERWREYCLSSVTTHDLPPTSGYLAGEHVRLREQLGLLTRPVDQELAADRTAQAAWLDELRRVGLLGADADTDQVVAALYRYLGRTPSRLLALSLADAVGDMRTQNQPGTTDEYPNWRIPLAGPDGRRLLVEDVFTDPRAAALCDVMSTITGHPGRTGM, from the coding sequence ATGACCACTTCGTCATCGGCCCTGCTGGAGTTGGCCCGCCGCTACGGCGTGGCCGCCGAGTTCGACGACTGGACCGGCCTGCGTACCGCTGTCGCGGAGTCGACGCTGGTGGCGGTACTGGAAGCGCTCGGCGTACCGGCAGGCACCGAACAGGAGCGGGCCGACGCATTGGCGGCCCACGACCGCCAATACTGGCAGCGATCCCTGCCGCCCATCGTGCTGGGCCGAGCGGGCGTGGCGTCGAGTTTCTGGGTGCACGTCACCCATGGCGATCCGGTGGACCTGACGGTGCTCCTCGAAGACGGCACCGAACGCAGCGGCCTGCGGCAGCTGGAGAACAACCGGCCGCCATACGATCTCGGGGACCGGCTGGTGGGTGAGGCCACGTTCGAGCTGCCCGCGGACCTGCCACTGGGCTATCACCGGTTGCGGCTCGACGGGTCCGATACCGAGACCCCGGTGGTGATCTCCCCTGCCACATTGGACCTGCCCACCCGGCTGGGACGGCGGCGGGCCTGGGGCCTGGCCGCCCAGCTCTACAGCGTTCGTTCGCAACACTCTTGGGGCACAGGAGATCTCACCGATCTGACCGATCTGGCGGTGTGGTCGGCGGCCGAGCACGGGGCCGCCTTCATCCTGGTCAATCCGCTGCACGCGGCCGCTCCGACCGCACCGATGGAGCCCTCGCCGTATCTGCCCACCTCCCGGCGCTTCGGCAGTCCGCTGTACCTGCGGGTGGAGGCCATCCCGGAGTTCGCCTCGGTGCGGCACCGCGGCCGGATCCGGGGCCTGCGCACCGCCCTCAACAAGCGCGCCGACCGCAACCCGACGATTGACCGCGACGGGGCGTGGCAGGCCAAACGCGCCGCGCTCGAGCAGGTGTACCGGGTCGAACGCTCGGCCGGACGCGAGGTGGCCTACGCCGCCTACCGGGACCGGCAGGGTCGCAGCCTCGACGATTTCGCGATCTGGTGCGCGCTGGCCGAACAGTACGGCGCGGACTGGCACGGCTGGCCCCACGCGCTGCAGCATCCGGCGAACCCGGAGGTGGCCGCATTCGCGGCGGCCAATGCCCCCGCGGTCGACTTCCATCGGTGGTTGCAGTGGCTGCTCGACGAGCAACTCACCGTCGCCCAGGCCACCGCGGTGCAGGCCGGGATGGAACTGGGCGTCATGAGTGACCTGGCGGTCGGCGTCGATCCCGACGGTGCCGACGCCTGGGCGCTGCAGGATGTGCTGGCGCTCGGCGTCACCGCGGGCGCACCGCCGGACGAGTTCAATCAGCTCGGCCAGGACTGGTCCCAGCCGCCATGGCGGCCGGACCGTCTCGTCGAGCAGGCCTACGAACCGTTCCGGGCCGTGGTCAACATGGCGCTGCGGCATTCCGGCGGGGTACGCATCGACCACATCATCGGGATGTTCCGGCTGTGGTGGATCCCGAAGGGGGCCGCACCCACCGAGGGCACCTATGTGCGCTACGACCACGACGCGATGATCGGCATCATCGCGCTCGAGGCGTACCGCGCCGGCGCCCTCGTGGTCGGCGAGGACCTCGGCACGGTCGAGCCGTGGGTGCGTGACTACCTGCACGAGCGGGGCCTGTTCGGCACCTCGATCCTGTGGTTCGAGTCCGATGAGTCCGGTGGGCCGCTGCAAGCCGAACGGTGGCGCGAGTACTGCCTGTCCTCGGTGACCACGCACGACCTGCCGCCAACTTCCGGCTATCTCGCCGGTGAGCACGTCCGGTTGCGCGAGCAACTGGGCTTGCTCACCCGGCCGGTGGACCAGGAACTGGCGGCGGACCGCACCGCCCAGGCCGCCTGGCTCGACGAGTTGCGCCGGGTCGGACTGCTCGGAGCCGATGCGGACACCGATCAGGTCGTGGCGGCGCTGTACCGCTATCTGGGCCGCACCCCGTCGAGACTGCTGGCGCTGTCGCTGGCCGACGCGGTCGGCGACATGCGCACCCAGAATCAGCCCGGCACCACCGACGAATACCCGAATTGGCGGATACCACTGGCCGGTCCGGACGGCAGGCGGCTACTCGTCGAGGACGTGTTCACCGACCCGCGGGCGGCGGCGTTGTGCGACGTGATGTCGACGATCACCGGCCACCCGGGCCGGACCGGGATGTAA
- a CDS encoding acyl-CoA dehydrogenase family protein, with product MTLTDVDPTTTPTVLSTAQQALAAADALAAELAAGSAEREHSRASLLPQLRQVAESGLLSVVVPAEHGGPGLSAAVKVEVLRRLSRGDSAIGQLLLSHFVIGQVISGLGRTQPAPRIYADILAGAQLGNASAERGTPTGLDRHTTVTPRGDRTWVLNGTKYYATGALGAKWIAVAAVIAGRDGETATVFVRPDQDGVTLDLEQWSAFGQRGTASGEVRLTDVVVDGELVIEEGAAPDPVTGPPSVLGAYDQALHAAVDIGIARAALEDGAEFVRTRSRPWKEAVLAGVTRADEEPHVVRRFGELTARLYALEALLAHGTALVDEGLAEAELSRDTAARASLQVAGAKALAQEYAVEIASAIFELTGTSGTDSAANLDRHWRNVRTHSLHDPARWKYVHLGNHTLHGTRPPRLGLVL from the coding sequence ATGACCCTCACCGACGTCGATCCGACCACCACGCCCACAGTTCTGAGCACGGCGCAGCAGGCCCTGGCCGCTGCCGACGCACTCGCCGCCGAACTGGCCGCCGGCAGCGCCGAGCGGGAACACTCCCGGGCATCGCTGCTGCCCCAGTTGCGACAGGTTGCCGAGTCGGGCCTGCTGAGCGTCGTGGTGCCGGCCGAGCACGGCGGGCCGGGCCTGTCGGCGGCCGTCAAGGTCGAGGTGTTGCGCCGGCTGTCCCGCGGCGACAGCGCCATCGGCCAGCTGCTGCTGTCGCATTTCGTGATCGGACAGGTGATTTCGGGCCTCGGCCGAACGCAGCCGGCGCCGCGCATCTACGCGGACATCCTGGCCGGTGCGCAGCTGGGTAATGCCTCCGCCGAACGCGGCACCCCGACCGGGTTGGACCGGCACACCACCGTGACCCCGCGGGGTGACCGAACGTGGGTGCTCAACGGCACGAAGTACTACGCGACGGGCGCGCTCGGCGCGAAGTGGATCGCGGTGGCCGCCGTCATCGCCGGCCGGGACGGCGAGACCGCCACGGTGTTCGTCCGGCCGGACCAGGACGGCGTCACGCTGGATCTGGAGCAGTGGTCGGCGTTCGGCCAGCGCGGTACCGCCAGCGGTGAGGTGCGGCTGACCGACGTCGTCGTCGACGGGGAGCTGGTGATCGAGGAGGGCGCCGCACCGGATCCGGTCACCGGGCCGCCCAGTGTGCTCGGCGCATACGACCAGGCCCTGCACGCCGCGGTGGACATCGGCATCGCCCGTGCCGCGCTCGAAGACGGCGCCGAGTTCGTCCGCACCCGGTCGCGGCCGTGGAAGGAGGCCGTGCTGGCCGGGGTGACCCGCGCCGACGAGGAGCCCCACGTGGTTCGCCGGTTCGGTGAGCTCACCGCCCGGCTGTATGCGCTGGAGGCCCTGCTGGCCCACGGCACGGCGCTGGTCGACGAGGGGCTGGCCGAGGCCGAACTGTCCCGCGACACGGCGGCTCGCGCGTCGCTGCAAGTTGCCGGGGCCAAGGCGCTGGCCCAGGAGTACGCAGTCGAAATCGCCAGTGCCATCTTCGAATTGACCGGCACCTCGGGGACCGACTCGGCGGCGAATCTCGACCGGCACTGGCGCAACGTGCGCACGCATTCCCTGCACGATCCGGCCCGCTGGAAGTACGTGCACCTGGGCAACCACACGCTGCACGGCACCCGGCCGCCGCGGCTGGGGCTGGTGCTGTGA